Genomic DNA from Gimesia aquarii:
CTATGAGACCATACAACTCATTTTACACTCGATACAACTCTCTTTAGATCCAGCGAACCCACCAGAGTTATTTGCCAATGAAGTTTTACATTTCGCCCAGAAAAAATTTCCTCTAATGTCATCTCAGCTCATACCCGGATTTCGATTAAAATTTGGCGAATCTGAAATCAATTTGACAAATTTCTATCGCTCTTATCTGACAACCCCCGAATATTTTGAAAAGAATATTACGACGGCTCTAGCAACGATTCTGCAAATCAACGAATGGGGAGAGGCACAGACAGACCCCGAACTATCGCAGATTCAAGACCGGATCATGCCAATTTTATTACCAAAAGAGTCTTGGGAATGTCATTTTCCGAACTTTGTTGGTGAACCTTGGGTTGCCAATCTCACTATCATGTATGTCGTCGACGAATCGAATGCATATTGGTATATTCACGATAAGCTCCTCAGAAAATGGAATATCAGTCGCGATGAGCTACACCAAATTGCATTGAATAATCTGGATCGGTATTTTGATCATAATCAGATTGAATTGATCTGTATGTCAAAAGAAGATGGTCCTAATATGATAATTCAAAGTAAACCTGACGCCTATAATGCATCGCAGGTGTTGAGTAAAACATTTTACCAGCAGGCTCGAAAATTTCTGGGTAGTGAATTTTTAGCGGGAGTCCCCAATCGTGACTTTTTGCTTGCGCTCAGCTTGAGTCAGTCACATATTATTGAACAAATTCAGCACAATATCGCAAATGATTATTTAACTATGGACCACCCCCTCACAGATCAATTACTGGTTGTCACTGCGGATGGAGTTAGCGAATATTGTGGCATAAGCTGACCTTCTCCGTTTCAAAAGTGATCAAAGAGTAATGCAACAGGAATCAAATTTATTTTCACAGAGACTTGGTGAATTCATCACATTAGGTACTGGGACCAGTGTTGGAATTCCTATAGTGGGCTGCGACTGTGAAGTGTGTACTTCTTCAAATCCCAAAAACCAACGAGGACGCACCTCGGTTTATGTCGGAGCACCTGAAGGGGGGTTTTTGATCGATACGCCCCCCGAGTTGCGTTTGCAACTTCTTAGAGAGAAGATTCCCTGGGTACATGCGGTCCTTTACACCCATAGCCATGCAGATCACATCTTTGGCTTAGACGATGTCAGGATCAGCGGATATCGGTTGGAAAAATCGATCATGCTTCACTGCGAAGAGACTGTGGAACAACAGATCCGCCGTTCGTTTAATTATGCTTTTGAAATGCCAACGCATAACCTGCATCATATGTCACGTCCCCAGCTTGAGTTTCAAAGGGTAGAAACAAAAGCATTTGATTTGCTTGGTCTCAGAATCCAACCATTTCGCCTGATGCATGGAACATTACCGATCTTGGGGTATCGAATCAACGACATTGCATTTTGCACCGATGTCAGTGAGATTCCTGAAGAAAGCTGGCAGTATCTGGAAGGGCTCGACGTTCTGATCATTGATGCTCTAAGAATTAAACCACACCCGACACATTTTAACCTTGAACAAAGCATGGAAGTGGTAGAGCAGGTAAAACCCAAACGGGCTTACTTTACGCACATCTCGCATTCTCTGGAACATGAAGAAACCAATCACAACTTACCAGACCATGTAGAGCTGGCTTTTGATGGACTTTCACTGCCTCTCAATGGTTGAGATGTCTGTTCTTAAGGTAACTGAAGCTTCATGCCTGGCCGAATATAGTCCGCATTTTTCAGCTTCTCTTTATTCTTCAGATAGATTTGAAACGCCGCAGATCGTTTGCCATATAATCGAAGAGCAATCGACTCCAGAGTATCACCTTTTTTGATAGTATAAGTATAGGAATTTACCCTGTTTCCAGTTTGCTTCTTTTTCTCTGGAGATTCGTCAAACACCCCGTCTATAATTTGTTTCACGTTCTCAGGTTGAACTTGTGATAAGGACTGCCCCAGCTTCGTTTCCTGTTTTGAGTTTCGAGAACTTGTCCGCGGTGTTAAAGGAGAACGTGGAACCGGAATAAACTTTCGATAGTTATCTGGAATCGTTTTCGTTCTTTGCAGGTTACCACCAAATTTGTCGGATTTCAGTGTATCCTCAAGTCGTTTTAAATTTTTCTTATGATCTAAATCTTTGAGTGTATTTTTGTTCTGCGAATTTGAGAGTGACTCAATTAATCCTTCAAACTGTACCGATGAAGAACCTTGTTTCAAAGTGGGTTGAGAGACCATCTGTCCTATAGTCCGCTTACCAGCTTTAGCAGATGTACCATTGAATGTTTGACTGTTGGCTGACTGTGGCTTTGACTCAGATGATCCATAGACAGGGATCCGCAACTTCATTCCTTCTCGAATATCATTGGGACTTCGCAGACGGTCGCGATTCAAATTGAATATTTCTCGATATTTTTTGCTGCTTCCCAAATAGCGAATCGCAATCTCTGAGAGTGTTTCTCCCGACTTGACTGTATGAATTCGAATGCTTGGTCGATTAGGTTCCTGTGGTCTTGATTCAGGTTTTTGCTGTGAAGGATTGACTTCCCAGGCATTGTTATGTTGAGGTTTGAAATTCTCAGAACCTGAATGAATCGAATCAGAAATCGAACCCTGGGAAGTCGGTTGCATTCTCTCTTGCTGAGGGTTTGGTTCAAAGACGGAATCTTCGGAGCTTGAATTTGAAAATTGCTCCTTGGGAAGATCGATCTCTTTTAGAAAATCAGGCATTTCTGCCCAACGTTCCGCATTTGAAATCTTTTTAGATGTCATATGGGAAACGGTTGGAGTAGAAACACTAGAATCAGAATGTGAGCGCTGATTATCATCAATCCCAGATAAAGTTTGTTCACTTCCTAATAATGTATTTTGGTTTTCCTTACTTTGGCTATCGAAATAAGGAGTGCGGTCTTTGTCGGCAATTTGCTCATCCAGATAATGCGGATCATTGAGTTCTGGAATCTGCACAGTCTTGTCATTATCCTGTCGCAAACAGAATGCACCCACGAAACCAAGTACTAATAGTGCTAATGCCAAACCTACTTTTTTATCTTGATGCATTTGAACCTCGCCTCGAATGTAACGCTTTGTAATTATGCGTATCGGGCGAAGATCTTCAAAAGAAAATCAGAAAATCAGAAGAAATGCTTAGCGCGCGTAGATACTCTCTTTAGTATCATACTTGAGTCGATCATGATGAAAATACGGCGAACGATCAGAACAAAGTCGCGAATTGATCGTTTTGTATGAGTTTTAAGGCTTATAGAACTAACGCCTGTTTTCTTACGGCTTGGAGCTAATCGTGGTTTTGCTTGCGCCGTAGTCGACTGAACAAATTCTTGTATTGCCCGAATGCAGGACCTTTCAGATGAGAAGTTCCCGATTTCTGGCGGCTGGAACTTGGTCCAGAATCCAAACGAAAAGTCGGACCAGAAGTCTGGTCAACTTTTTCTTCATTGATAGCAAACTCGTCTTGTGATGCTGTTATTTCCGTTTCACTCGAATCATCTCCATCAGGGCTAACAACATCATAATCAAGCTGGTCCACTTCAGATTTTTCTGACTCCACTGTCGTTTTATAGTTGCGGAATTCATTTAGGGCATCCAGTAAGCCTTTTCGTGTTTCGGAGCAAACCTCATAAACCTGTGCAGCTAATATCTCTTCAAATGAATTATCTCCTGCAGATAGTTCTTCTGCTAAGGCTTCATAAACGTTTTGATCTACTGATTTTGGCTGGTCGTCATAGAATACAATGGAACCTTTTTCAGATTCTTTTTCCGCTTCCTCAAGATGAGGAATCATTTCATCAATCAAACCAACAGGGTTTGAAGATTCCACTACTTCATTTTGATTAGATTCTATGGGAGAAGCTTCATTCGGCTCCTCTCTTGAATCATGATTTTTTGAAGCAATTGACTGAGCAGAATCATGAAATTGAGGGGGTTTTAATTGTAAGGGTTTACGTGAAGCTGGTAGTTTGTTTTGTTGCGTCTCAAGGGGAAGTGTCGCAGGATCGATTCCAGCATCGATGGCAGCATAGCG
This window encodes:
- a CDS encoding DUF1444 family protein, encoding MSELHLNQWASYTGPANWYSLSYPSDWIREEKEGILQLSPADGNATLTISCHWKSVLPRPQYDAELQIDFDQLFVKHRNIENRGPLAIEHDSVSYSGEAIIQKSDSWWKELLRWAPFSQNNWHHWKLWLIREHSIQMVVTFFHDPELQEDLYETIQLILHSIQLSLDPANPPELFANEVLHFAQKKFPLMSSQLIPGFRLKFGESEINLTNFYRSYLTTPEYFEKNITTALATILQINEWGEAQTDPELSQIQDRIMPILLPKESWECHFPNFVGEPWVANLTIMYVVDESNAYWYIHDKLLRKWNISRDELHQIALNNLDRYFDHNQIELICMSKEDGPNMIIQSKPDAYNASQVLSKTFYQQARKFLGSEFLAGVPNRDFLLALSLSQSHIIEQIQHNIANDYLTMDHPLTDQLLVVTADGVSEYCGIS
- a CDS encoding MBL fold metallo-hydrolase, with the protein product MQQESNLFSQRLGEFITLGTGTSVGIPIVGCDCEVCTSSNPKNQRGRTSVYVGAPEGGFLIDTPPELRLQLLREKIPWVHAVLYTHSHADHIFGLDDVRISGYRLEKSIMLHCEETVEQQIRRSFNYAFEMPTHNLHHMSRPQLEFQRVETKAFDLLGLRIQPFRLMHGTLPILGYRINDIAFCTDVSEIPEESWQYLEGLDVLIIDALRIKPHPTHFNLEQSMEVVEQVKPKRAYFTHISHSLEHEETNHNLPDHVELAFDGLSLPLNG
- a CDS encoding LysM peptidoglycan-binding domain-containing protein encodes the protein MHQDKKVGLALALLVLGFVGAFCLRQDNDKTVQIPELNDPHYLDEQIADKDRTPYFDSQSKENQNTLLGSEQTLSGIDDNQRSHSDSSVSTPTVSHMTSKKISNAERWAEMPDFLKEIDLPKEQFSNSSSEDSVFEPNPQQERMQPTSQGSISDSIHSGSENFKPQHNNAWEVNPSQQKPESRPQEPNRPSIRIHTVKSGETLSEIAIRYLGSSKKYREIFNLNRDRLRSPNDIREGMKLRIPVYGSSESKPQSANSQTFNGTSAKAGKRTIGQMVSQPTLKQGSSSVQFEGLIESLSNSQNKNTLKDLDHKKNLKRLEDTLKSDKFGGNLQRTKTIPDNYRKFIPVPRSPLTPRTSSRNSKQETKLGQSLSQVQPENVKQIIDGVFDESPEKKKQTGNRVNSYTYTIKKGDTLESIALRLYGKRSAAFQIYLKNKEKLKNADYIRPGMKLQLP